A stretch of Equus przewalskii isolate Varuska chromosome 11, EquPr2, whole genome shotgun sequence DNA encodes these proteins:
- the CDHR5 gene encoding cadherin-related family member 5 isoform X3, whose amino-acid sequence MGAWVLLLPLLMAMAQAQAQGTFCSVAKNLFEVKENTNLSGPLVTVDVPQGQQVTLAASSTPFAFRIQGNQLFLNVTPDYEENALLQADLECKRGDTVVTQLRVLVSVLDVNDNPPTFPFVVRVKRVPEDTKVNTTVIPATELQAQDLDKDDILFYSLQEVTPGASAFFSLVGANLPALQLDRTLDLDRWPNMTFQLLVRDTREENVNPSHTATATLVLEVQPVDLRPPWFLPCAYRDSYVCIQAQYHGAVPTGYQLPTPLILDPGPIYAVDGDAAINQRITYSIIGGHEDTFTIDTNSGNLTMTRSVDSPKTFLLWVKGEQEDQARYSVTQVTVEARDAIGSLPRFPESLYRGTVALGAEVGEAVKDAAAPSQSLRIRAQDPDFPDLNSAITYGITNNSNFRMAGETVQVAKPLVYTGVFYAEVEAKNTVTAGTATTVVEIRVSEQETIPTGTTLRPPASPTPEGPSSVGTSTSPPSASPSGGSAQTQKPGTSQPRTPGPSRTPQPSGTPGAGGGSATGDGEPGHTGDRNFSTAEMAAVGGVLGALLLLALIALTVLIYKHYGHRCKCCAGKALEPQPGGFDNKAFLTHDGEANWAPAPSPEPCPTSDEAPPEPLEPTPLEPAPPAPPSLVPPACVPESPMAAQDGGSPAEVRSILTKERRPEGGYKAVWFGEDIGAEADVVVLNVPTSDADGAGDWDSQGGGAAEGAPSDGPSDSTND is encoded by the exons ATGGGGGCTTGGGTCTTGCTGCTGCCGCTGCTCATGGCcatggcccaggcccaggcccagggtaCCT TCTGCTCTGTGGCCAAGAACCTCTTTGAAGTCAAGGAGAACACGAATCTCAGCGGACCCCTGGTGACTGTAGACGTCCCCCAGGGCCAGCAGGTGACCCTCGCAGCCTCGTCCACTCCCTTCGCGTTTCGGATCCAAGGGAACCAGCTGTTTCTCAACGTGACTCCTGATTATGAG GAGAACGCATTGCTGCAGGCAGACCTGGAGTGCAAAAGGGGTGACACCGTG GTGACCCAGCTGAGGGTGTTGGTGTCTGTGCTGGACGTCAACGACAACCCACCCACGTTCCCTTTTGTGGTCAGGGTCAAGAGGGTGCCCGAG GACACTAAAGTGAACACCACCGTCATCCCTGCGACGGAACTGCAGGCCCAGGACCTCGACAAAGATGACATCCTGTTCTATAGCCTCCAGGAGGTGACCCCG GGTGCCAGTGCCTTCTTCTCCTTGGTGGGGGCAAACCTGCCCGCCCTGCAGCTGGACCGGACACTGGACTTGGACAGGTGGCCGAACATGACCTTCCAGCTGCTGGTGCGG GACACTCGGGAAGAGAACGTGAATCCCAGCCACACGGCCACGGCCACCTTGGTCCTGGAGGTGCAGCCCGTCGATCTGCGGCCCCCCTGGTTCCTGCCCTGTGCCTACAGAGACTCTTACGTCTGCATCCAGGCCCAGTACCACGGGGCTGTCCCCACCGGTTACCAACTG CCGACCCCCCTCATCCTGGATCCAGGGCCCATCTACGCCGTGGACGGGGATGCGGCCATCAACCAGCGCATCACCTATAGCATTATAGGGG gaCACGAGGACACATTCACCATTGACACCAACTCGGGCAACCTCACTATGACCAGGAGTGTTGACAGCCCCAAGACTTTCCTTCTGTGGGTCAAG ggGGAACAGGAGGACCAGGCCCGCTACTCCGTGACCCAGGTCACAGTGGAGGCTCGAGACGCCATTGGGAGCCTGCCCCGCTTCCCCGAGAGCCTGTACCGTGGCACGGTGGCACTGGGCGCAGAAGTGGGTGAGGCCGTCAAGGAtgcagcagccccctcccagTCTCTGAGGATTCGGGCCCAGGACCCTGACTTCCCA GACCTCAACTCGGCCATCACATATGGAATCACCAACAACTCCAACTTCCGAATGGCTGGGGAGACTGTGCAGGTCGCCAAGCCGCTGGTGTACACAGGGGTCTTCTATGCAGAG gtcGAGGCCAAGAACACAGTGACCGCAGGCACAGCGACCACAGTGGTGGAGATACGAGTGTCAGAACAGGAGACCATCCCCACAG GCACAACTCTGAGGCCGCCTGCCTCGCCCACGCCTGAGGGGCCCTCCAGTGTGGGAACCAGCACCTCCCCTCCATCAGCCTCGCCCAGTGGGGGCTCAGCACAGACCCAGAAGCCAGGAACCTCTCAGCCGAGGACCCCTGGGCCCAGCAGGACCCCCCAGCCCTCAG GCacgcctggggctggaggaggcagcgCCACAGGGGATGGTGAGCCAGGCCACACTGGGGACCGGAACTTCTCGACAGCGGAGATGGCGGCCGTGGGTGGCGTGCTAGGTGCCCTGCTGCTTCTAGCTCTCATTGCCCTCACTGTCCTCATCTATAAGCACTACGGCCACCGATGCAAGTGCTGTGCTGGCAAAGCTCTG GAGCCCCAGCCCGGTGGCTTTGACAACAAGGCCTTCCTTACCCACGATGGTGAGGCCAACTGGGCACCggcccccagcccagagccctgCCCCACCTCAGATGAGGCCCCGCCCGAGCCCCTGGAGCCCACGCCCCTGgagcccgcgccccccgcgccccccaGCCTTGTGCCCCCCGCCTGCGTCCCCGAGTCCCCCATGGCGGCCCAGGATGGGGGCAGCCCCGCGGAGGTGAGGTCCATCCTGACCAAGGAGCGGCGGCCTGAGGGCGGCTACAAGGCTGTGTGGTTCGGCGAGGACATCGGCGCCGAGGCCGACGTGGTGGTCCTCAACGTGCCCACCTCGGACGCGGATGGCGCGGGCGACTGGGACAGCCAGGGCGGCGGCGCGGCCGAGGGCGCCCCCAGTGACGGGCCCAGCGACTCCACCAACGACTAG
- the CDHR5 gene encoding cadherin-related family member 5 isoform X5: protein MGAWVLLLPLLMAMAQAQAQVCSVAKNLFEVKENTNLSGPLVTVDVPQGQQVTLAASSTPFAFRIQGNQLFLNVTPDYEENALLQADLECKRGDTVVTQLRVLVSVLDVNDNPPTFPFVVRVKRVPEDTKVNTTVIPATELQAQDLDKDDILFYSLQEVTPGASAFFSLVGANLPALQLDRTLDLDRWPNMTFQLLVRDTREENVNPSHTATATLVLEVQPVDLRPPWFLPCAYRDSYVCIQAQYHGAVPTGYQLPTPLILDPGPIYAVDGDAAINQRITYSIIGGHEDTFTIDTNSGNLTMTRSVDSPKTFLLWVKGEQEDQARYSVTQVTVEARDAIGSLPRFPESLYRGTVALGAEVGEAVKDAAAPSQSLRIRAQDPDFPDLNSAITYGITNNSNFRMAGETVQVAKPLVYTGVFYAEVEAKNTVTAGTATTVVEIRVSEQETIPTASPSGGSAQTQKPGTSQPRTPGPSRTPQPSGTPGAGGGSATGDGEPGHTGDRNFSTAEMAAVGGVLGALLLLALIALTVLIYKHYGHRCKCCAGKALEPQPGGFDNKAFLTHDGEANWAPAPSPEPCPTSDEAPPEPLEPTPLEPAPPAPPSLVPPACVPESPMAAQDGGSPAEVRSILTKERRPEGGYKAVWFGEDIGAEADVVVLNVPTSDADGAGDWDSQGGGAAEGAPSDGPSDSTND, encoded by the exons ATGGGGGCTTGGGTCTTGCTGCTGCCGCTGCTCATGGCcatggcccaggcccaggcccagg TCTGCTCTGTGGCCAAGAACCTCTTTGAAGTCAAGGAGAACACGAATCTCAGCGGACCCCTGGTGACTGTAGACGTCCCCCAGGGCCAGCAGGTGACCCTCGCAGCCTCGTCCACTCCCTTCGCGTTTCGGATCCAAGGGAACCAGCTGTTTCTCAACGTGACTCCTGATTATGAG GAGAACGCATTGCTGCAGGCAGACCTGGAGTGCAAAAGGGGTGACACCGTG GTGACCCAGCTGAGGGTGTTGGTGTCTGTGCTGGACGTCAACGACAACCCACCCACGTTCCCTTTTGTGGTCAGGGTCAAGAGGGTGCCCGAG GACACTAAAGTGAACACCACCGTCATCCCTGCGACGGAACTGCAGGCCCAGGACCTCGACAAAGATGACATCCTGTTCTATAGCCTCCAGGAGGTGACCCCG GGTGCCAGTGCCTTCTTCTCCTTGGTGGGGGCAAACCTGCCCGCCCTGCAGCTGGACCGGACACTGGACTTGGACAGGTGGCCGAACATGACCTTCCAGCTGCTGGTGCGG GACACTCGGGAAGAGAACGTGAATCCCAGCCACACGGCCACGGCCACCTTGGTCCTGGAGGTGCAGCCCGTCGATCTGCGGCCCCCCTGGTTCCTGCCCTGTGCCTACAGAGACTCTTACGTCTGCATCCAGGCCCAGTACCACGGGGCTGTCCCCACCGGTTACCAACTG CCGACCCCCCTCATCCTGGATCCAGGGCCCATCTACGCCGTGGACGGGGATGCGGCCATCAACCAGCGCATCACCTATAGCATTATAGGGG gaCACGAGGACACATTCACCATTGACACCAACTCGGGCAACCTCACTATGACCAGGAGTGTTGACAGCCCCAAGACTTTCCTTCTGTGGGTCAAG ggGGAACAGGAGGACCAGGCCCGCTACTCCGTGACCCAGGTCACAGTGGAGGCTCGAGACGCCATTGGGAGCCTGCCCCGCTTCCCCGAGAGCCTGTACCGTGGCACGGTGGCACTGGGCGCAGAAGTGGGTGAGGCCGTCAAGGAtgcagcagccccctcccagTCTCTGAGGATTCGGGCCCAGGACCCTGACTTCCCA GACCTCAACTCGGCCATCACATATGGAATCACCAACAACTCCAACTTCCGAATGGCTGGGGAGACTGTGCAGGTCGCCAAGCCGCTGGTGTACACAGGGGTCTTCTATGCAGAG gtcGAGGCCAAGAACACAGTGACCGCAGGCACAGCGACCACAGTGGTGGAGATACGAGTGTCAGAACAGGAGACCATCCCCACAG CCTCGCCCAGTGGGGGCTCAGCACAGACCCAGAAGCCAGGAACCTCTCAGCCGAGGACCCCTGGGCCCAGCAGGACCCCCCAGCCCTCAG GCacgcctggggctggaggaggcagcgCCACAGGGGATGGTGAGCCAGGCCACACTGGGGACCGGAACTTCTCGACAGCGGAGATGGCGGCCGTGGGTGGCGTGCTAGGTGCCCTGCTGCTTCTAGCTCTCATTGCCCTCACTGTCCTCATCTATAAGCACTACGGCCACCGATGCAAGTGCTGTGCTGGCAAAGCTCTG GAGCCCCAGCCCGGTGGCTTTGACAACAAGGCCTTCCTTACCCACGATGGTGAGGCCAACTGGGCACCggcccccagcccagagccctgCCCCACCTCAGATGAGGCCCCGCCCGAGCCCCTGGAGCCCACGCCCCTGgagcccgcgccccccgcgccccccaGCCTTGTGCCCCCCGCCTGCGTCCCCGAGTCCCCCATGGCGGCCCAGGATGGGGGCAGCCCCGCGGAGGTGAGGTCCATCCTGACCAAGGAGCGGCGGCCTGAGGGCGGCTACAAGGCTGTGTGGTTCGGCGAGGACATCGGCGCCGAGGCCGACGTGGTGGTCCTCAACGTGCCCACCTCGGACGCGGATGGCGCGGGCGACTGGGACAGCCAGGGCGGCGGCGCGGCCGAGGGCGCCCCCAGTGACGGGCCCAGCGACTCCACCAACGACTAG
- the CDHR5 gene encoding cadherin-related family member 5 isoform X2 has protein sequence MGAWVLLLPLLMAMAQAQAQGTFCSVAKNLFEVKENTNLSGPLVTVDVPQGQQVTLAASSTPFAFRIQGNQLFLNVTPDYEENALLQADLECKRGDTVVTQLRVLVSVLDVNDNPPTFPFVVRVKRVPEDTKVNTTVIPATELQAQDLDKDDILFYSLQEVTPGASAFFSLVGANLPALQLDRTLDLDRWPNMTFQLLVRDTREENVNPSHTATATLVLEVQPVDLRPPWFLPCAYRDSYVCIQAQYHGAVPTGYQLPTPLILDPGPIYAVDGDAAINQRITYSIIGGHEDTFTIDTNSGNLTMTRSVDSPKTFLLWVKGEQEDQARYSVTQVTVEARDAIGSLPRFPESLYRGTVALGAEVGEAVKDAAAPSQSLRIRAQDPDFPDLNSAITYGITNNSNFRMAGETVQVAKPLVYTGVFYAEVEAKNTVTAGTATTVVEIRVSEQETIPTEAGGTAGPSSSITSEAPRPPGPSQEPSTTSSGGGTGLQSPPGTTLRPPASPTPEGPSSVGTSTSPPSASPSGGSAQTQKPGTSQPRTPGPSRTPQPSGTPGAGGGSATGDGEPGHTGDRNFSTAEMAAVGGVLGALLLLALIALTVLIYKHYGHRCKCCAGKALEPQPGGFDNKAFLTHDGEANWAPAPSPEPCPTSDEAPPEPLEPTPLEPAPPAPPSLVPPACVPESPMAAQDGGSPAEVRSILTKERRPEGGYKAVWFGEDIGAEADVVVLNVPTSDADGAGDWDSQGGGAAEGAPSDGPSDSTND, from the exons ATGGGGGCTTGGGTCTTGCTGCTGCCGCTGCTCATGGCcatggcccaggcccaggcccagggtaCCT TCTGCTCTGTGGCCAAGAACCTCTTTGAAGTCAAGGAGAACACGAATCTCAGCGGACCCCTGGTGACTGTAGACGTCCCCCAGGGCCAGCAGGTGACCCTCGCAGCCTCGTCCACTCCCTTCGCGTTTCGGATCCAAGGGAACCAGCTGTTTCTCAACGTGACTCCTGATTATGAG GAGAACGCATTGCTGCAGGCAGACCTGGAGTGCAAAAGGGGTGACACCGTG GTGACCCAGCTGAGGGTGTTGGTGTCTGTGCTGGACGTCAACGACAACCCACCCACGTTCCCTTTTGTGGTCAGGGTCAAGAGGGTGCCCGAG GACACTAAAGTGAACACCACCGTCATCCCTGCGACGGAACTGCAGGCCCAGGACCTCGACAAAGATGACATCCTGTTCTATAGCCTCCAGGAGGTGACCCCG GGTGCCAGTGCCTTCTTCTCCTTGGTGGGGGCAAACCTGCCCGCCCTGCAGCTGGACCGGACACTGGACTTGGACAGGTGGCCGAACATGACCTTCCAGCTGCTGGTGCGG GACACTCGGGAAGAGAACGTGAATCCCAGCCACACGGCCACGGCCACCTTGGTCCTGGAGGTGCAGCCCGTCGATCTGCGGCCCCCCTGGTTCCTGCCCTGTGCCTACAGAGACTCTTACGTCTGCATCCAGGCCCAGTACCACGGGGCTGTCCCCACCGGTTACCAACTG CCGACCCCCCTCATCCTGGATCCAGGGCCCATCTACGCCGTGGACGGGGATGCGGCCATCAACCAGCGCATCACCTATAGCATTATAGGGG gaCACGAGGACACATTCACCATTGACACCAACTCGGGCAACCTCACTATGACCAGGAGTGTTGACAGCCCCAAGACTTTCCTTCTGTGGGTCAAG ggGGAACAGGAGGACCAGGCCCGCTACTCCGTGACCCAGGTCACAGTGGAGGCTCGAGACGCCATTGGGAGCCTGCCCCGCTTCCCCGAGAGCCTGTACCGTGGCACGGTGGCACTGGGCGCAGAAGTGGGTGAGGCCGTCAAGGAtgcagcagccccctcccagTCTCTGAGGATTCGGGCCCAGGACCCTGACTTCCCA GACCTCAACTCGGCCATCACATATGGAATCACCAACAACTCCAACTTCCGAATGGCTGGGGAGACTGTGCAGGTCGCCAAGCCGCTGGTGTACACAGGGGTCTTCTATGCAGAG gtcGAGGCCAAGAACACAGTGACCGCAGGCACAGCGACCACAGTGGTGGAGATACGAGTGTCAGAACAGGAGACCATCCCCACAG AGGCTGGAGGAACAGCTGGGCCCTCAAGCAGCATCACTTCGGAAGCCCCCAGACCCCCAGGGCCCTCTCAGGAACCCTCCACGACCAGCTCTGGGGGGGGCACTGGCCTGCAGTCCCCCCCAGGCACAACTCTGAGGCCGCCTGCCTCGCCCACGCCTGAGGGGCCCTCCAGTGTGGGAACCAGCACCTCCCCTCCATCAGCCTCGCCCAGTGGGGGCTCAGCACAGACCCAGAAGCCAGGAACCTCTCAGCCGAGGACCCCTGGGCCCAGCAGGACCCCCCAGCCCTCAG GCacgcctggggctggaggaggcagcgCCACAGGGGATGGTGAGCCAGGCCACACTGGGGACCGGAACTTCTCGACAGCGGAGATGGCGGCCGTGGGTGGCGTGCTAGGTGCCCTGCTGCTTCTAGCTCTCATTGCCCTCACTGTCCTCATCTATAAGCACTACGGCCACCGATGCAAGTGCTGTGCTGGCAAAGCTCTG GAGCCCCAGCCCGGTGGCTTTGACAACAAGGCCTTCCTTACCCACGATGGTGAGGCCAACTGGGCACCggcccccagcccagagccctgCCCCACCTCAGATGAGGCCCCGCCCGAGCCCCTGGAGCCCACGCCCCTGgagcccgcgccccccgcgccccccaGCCTTGTGCCCCCCGCCTGCGTCCCCGAGTCCCCCATGGCGGCCCAGGATGGGGGCAGCCCCGCGGAGGTGAGGTCCATCCTGACCAAGGAGCGGCGGCCTGAGGGCGGCTACAAGGCTGTGTGGTTCGGCGAGGACATCGGCGCCGAGGCCGACGTGGTGGTCCTCAACGTGCCCACCTCGGACGCGGATGGCGCGGGCGACTGGGACAGCCAGGGCGGCGGCGCGGCCGAGGGCGCCCCCAGTGACGGGCCCAGCGACTCCACCAACGACTAG
- the CDHR5 gene encoding cadherin-related family member 5 isoform X4, with the protein MGAWVLLLPLLMAMAQAQAQGTFCSVAKNLFEVKENTNLSGPLVTVDVPQGQQVTLAASSTPFAFRIQGNQLFLNVTPDYEENALLQADLECKRGDTVVTQLRVLVSVLDVNDNPPTFPFVVRVKRVPEDTKVNTTVIPATELQAQDLDKDDILFYSLQEVTPGASAFFSLVGANLPALQLDRTLDLDRWPNMTFQLLVRDTREENVNPSHTATATLVLEVQPVDLRPPWFLPCAYRDSYVCIQAQYHGAVPTGYQLPTPLILDPGPIYAVDGDAAINQRITYSIIGGHEDTFTIDTNSGNLTMTRSVDSPKTFLLWVKGEQEDQARYSVTQVTVEARDAIGSLPRFPESLYRGTVALGAEVGEAVKDAAAPSQSLRIRAQDPDFPDLNSAITYGITNNSNFRMAGETVQVAKPLVYTGVFYAEVEAKNTVTAGTATTVVEIRVSEQETIPTASPSGGSAQTQKPGTSQPRTPGPSRTPQPSGTPGAGGGSATGDGEPGHTGDRNFSTAEMAAVGGVLGALLLLALIALTVLIYKHYGHRCKCCAGKALEPQPGGFDNKAFLTHDGEANWAPAPSPEPCPTSDEAPPEPLEPTPLEPAPPAPPSLVPPACVPESPMAAQDGGSPAEVRSILTKERRPEGGYKAVWFGEDIGAEADVVVLNVPTSDADGAGDWDSQGGGAAEGAPSDGPSDSTND; encoded by the exons ATGGGGGCTTGGGTCTTGCTGCTGCCGCTGCTCATGGCcatggcccaggcccaggcccagggtaCCT TCTGCTCTGTGGCCAAGAACCTCTTTGAAGTCAAGGAGAACACGAATCTCAGCGGACCCCTGGTGACTGTAGACGTCCCCCAGGGCCAGCAGGTGACCCTCGCAGCCTCGTCCACTCCCTTCGCGTTTCGGATCCAAGGGAACCAGCTGTTTCTCAACGTGACTCCTGATTATGAG GAGAACGCATTGCTGCAGGCAGACCTGGAGTGCAAAAGGGGTGACACCGTG GTGACCCAGCTGAGGGTGTTGGTGTCTGTGCTGGACGTCAACGACAACCCACCCACGTTCCCTTTTGTGGTCAGGGTCAAGAGGGTGCCCGAG GACACTAAAGTGAACACCACCGTCATCCCTGCGACGGAACTGCAGGCCCAGGACCTCGACAAAGATGACATCCTGTTCTATAGCCTCCAGGAGGTGACCCCG GGTGCCAGTGCCTTCTTCTCCTTGGTGGGGGCAAACCTGCCCGCCCTGCAGCTGGACCGGACACTGGACTTGGACAGGTGGCCGAACATGACCTTCCAGCTGCTGGTGCGG GACACTCGGGAAGAGAACGTGAATCCCAGCCACACGGCCACGGCCACCTTGGTCCTGGAGGTGCAGCCCGTCGATCTGCGGCCCCCCTGGTTCCTGCCCTGTGCCTACAGAGACTCTTACGTCTGCATCCAGGCCCAGTACCACGGGGCTGTCCCCACCGGTTACCAACTG CCGACCCCCCTCATCCTGGATCCAGGGCCCATCTACGCCGTGGACGGGGATGCGGCCATCAACCAGCGCATCACCTATAGCATTATAGGGG gaCACGAGGACACATTCACCATTGACACCAACTCGGGCAACCTCACTATGACCAGGAGTGTTGACAGCCCCAAGACTTTCCTTCTGTGGGTCAAG ggGGAACAGGAGGACCAGGCCCGCTACTCCGTGACCCAGGTCACAGTGGAGGCTCGAGACGCCATTGGGAGCCTGCCCCGCTTCCCCGAGAGCCTGTACCGTGGCACGGTGGCACTGGGCGCAGAAGTGGGTGAGGCCGTCAAGGAtgcagcagccccctcccagTCTCTGAGGATTCGGGCCCAGGACCCTGACTTCCCA GACCTCAACTCGGCCATCACATATGGAATCACCAACAACTCCAACTTCCGAATGGCTGGGGAGACTGTGCAGGTCGCCAAGCCGCTGGTGTACACAGGGGTCTTCTATGCAGAG gtcGAGGCCAAGAACACAGTGACCGCAGGCACAGCGACCACAGTGGTGGAGATACGAGTGTCAGAACAGGAGACCATCCCCACAG CCTCGCCCAGTGGGGGCTCAGCACAGACCCAGAAGCCAGGAACCTCTCAGCCGAGGACCCCTGGGCCCAGCAGGACCCCCCAGCCCTCAG GCacgcctggggctggaggaggcagcgCCACAGGGGATGGTGAGCCAGGCCACACTGGGGACCGGAACTTCTCGACAGCGGAGATGGCGGCCGTGGGTGGCGTGCTAGGTGCCCTGCTGCTTCTAGCTCTCATTGCCCTCACTGTCCTCATCTATAAGCACTACGGCCACCGATGCAAGTGCTGTGCTGGCAAAGCTCTG GAGCCCCAGCCCGGTGGCTTTGACAACAAGGCCTTCCTTACCCACGATGGTGAGGCCAACTGGGCACCggcccccagcccagagccctgCCCCACCTCAGATGAGGCCCCGCCCGAGCCCCTGGAGCCCACGCCCCTGgagcccgcgccccccgcgccccccaGCCTTGTGCCCCCCGCCTGCGTCCCCGAGTCCCCCATGGCGGCCCAGGATGGGGGCAGCCCCGCGGAGGTGAGGTCCATCCTGACCAAGGAGCGGCGGCCTGAGGGCGGCTACAAGGCTGTGTGGTTCGGCGAGGACATCGGCGCCGAGGCCGACGTGGTGGTCCTCAACGTGCCCACCTCGGACGCGGATGGCGCGGGCGACTGGGACAGCCAGGGCGGCGGCGCGGCCGAGGGCGCCCCCAGTGACGGGCCCAGCGACTCCACCAACGACTAG
- the CDHR5 gene encoding cadherin-related family member 5 isoform X8, translated as MGAWVLLLPLLMAMAQAQAQGTFCSVAKNLFEVKENTNLSGPLVTVDVPQGQQVTLAASSTPFAFRIQGNQLFLNVTPDYEENALLQADLECKRGDTVVTQLRVLVSVLDVNDNPPTFPFVVRVKRVPEDTKVNTTVIPATELQAQDLDKDDILFYSLQEVTPGASAFFSLVGANLPALQLDRTLDLDRWPNMTFQLLVRDTREENVNPSHTATATLVLEVQPVDLRPPWFLPCAYRDSYVCIQAQYHGAVPTGYQLPTPLILDPGPIYAVDGDAAINQRITYSIIGGHEDTFTIDTNSGNLTMTRSVDSPKTFLLWVKGEQEDQARYSVTQVTVEARDAIGSLPRFPESLYRGTVALGAEVGEAVKDAAAPSQSLRIRAQDPDFPDLNSAITYGITNNSNFRMAGETVQVAKPLVYTGVFYAEVEAKNTVTAGTATTVVEIRVSEQETIPTDPPGPPTSPEAGGTAGPSSSITSEAPRPPGPSQEPSTTSSGGGTGLQSPPGTTLRPPASPTPEGPSSVGTSTSPPSASPSGGSAQTQKPGTSQPRTPGPSRTPQPSGTPGAGGGSATGDGEPGHTGDRNFSTAEMAAVGGVLGALLLLALIALTVLIYKHYGHRCKCCAGKALEPQPGGFDNKAFLTHDGEANWAPAPSPEPCPTSDEAPPEPLEPTPLEPAPPAPPSLVPPACVPESPMAAQDGGSPAEVRSILTKERRPEGGYKAVWFGEDIGAEADVVVLNVPTSDADGAGDWDSQGGGAAEGAPSDGPSDSTND; from the exons ATGGGGGCTTGGGTCTTGCTGCTGCCGCTGCTCATGGCcatggcccaggcccaggcccagggtaCCT TCTGCTCTGTGGCCAAGAACCTCTTTGAAGTCAAGGAGAACACGAATCTCAGCGGACCCCTGGTGACTGTAGACGTCCCCCAGGGCCAGCAGGTGACCCTCGCAGCCTCGTCCACTCCCTTCGCGTTTCGGATCCAAGGGAACCAGCTGTTTCTCAACGTGACTCCTGATTATGAG GAGAACGCATTGCTGCAGGCAGACCTGGAGTGCAAAAGGGGTGACACCGTG GTGACCCAGCTGAGGGTGTTGGTGTCTGTGCTGGACGTCAACGACAACCCACCCACGTTCCCTTTTGTGGTCAGGGTCAAGAGGGTGCCCGAG GACACTAAAGTGAACACCACCGTCATCCCTGCGACGGAACTGCAGGCCCAGGACCTCGACAAAGATGACATCCTGTTCTATAGCCTCCAGGAGGTGACCCCG GGTGCCAGTGCCTTCTTCTCCTTGGTGGGGGCAAACCTGCCCGCCCTGCAGCTGGACCGGACACTGGACTTGGACAGGTGGCCGAACATGACCTTCCAGCTGCTGGTGCGG GACACTCGGGAAGAGAACGTGAATCCCAGCCACACGGCCACGGCCACCTTGGTCCTGGAGGTGCAGCCCGTCGATCTGCGGCCCCCCTGGTTCCTGCCCTGTGCCTACAGAGACTCTTACGTCTGCATCCAGGCCCAGTACCACGGGGCTGTCCCCACCGGTTACCAACTG CCGACCCCCCTCATCCTGGATCCAGGGCCCATCTACGCCGTGGACGGGGATGCGGCCATCAACCAGCGCATCACCTATAGCATTATAGGGG gaCACGAGGACACATTCACCATTGACACCAACTCGGGCAACCTCACTATGACCAGGAGTGTTGACAGCCCCAAGACTTTCCTTCTGTGGGTCAAG ggGGAACAGGAGGACCAGGCCCGCTACTCCGTGACCCAGGTCACAGTGGAGGCTCGAGACGCCATTGGGAGCCTGCCCCGCTTCCCCGAGAGCCTGTACCGTGGCACGGTGGCACTGGGCGCAGAAGTGGGTGAGGCCGTCAAGGAtgcagcagccccctcccagTCTCTGAGGATTCGGGCCCAGGACCCTGACTTCCCA GACCTCAACTCGGCCATCACATATGGAATCACCAACAACTCCAACTTCCGAATGGCTGGGGAGACTGTGCAGGTCGCCAAGCCGCTGGTGTACACAGGGGTCTTCTATGCAGAG gtcGAGGCCAAGAACACAGTGACCGCAGGCACAGCGACCACAGTGGTGGAGATACGAGTGTCAGAACAGGAGACCATCCCCACAG ACCCCCCAGGTCCCCCCACATCCCCAGAGGCTGGAGGAACAGCTGGGCCCTCAAGCAGCATCACTTCGGAAGCCCCCAGACCCCCAGGGCCCTCTCAGGAACCCTCCACGACCAGCTCTGGGGGGGGCACTGGCCTGCAGTCCCCCCCAGGCACAACTCTGAGGCCGCCTGCCTCGCCCACGCCTGAGGGGCCCTCCAGTGTGGGAACCAGCACCTCCCCTCCATCAGCCTCGCCCAGTGGGGGCTCAGCACAGACCCAGAAGCCAGGAACCTCTCAGCCGAGGACCCCTGGGCCCAGCAGGACCCCCCAGCCCTCAG GCacgcctggggctggaggaggcagcgCCACAGGGGATGGTGAGCCAGGCCACACTGGGGACCGGAACTTCTCGACAGCGGAGATGGCGGCCGTGGGTGGCGTGCTAGGTGCCCTGCTGCTTCTAGCTCTCATTGCCCTCACTGTCCTCATCTATAAGCACTACGGCCACCGATGCAAGTGCTGTGCTGGCAAAGCTCTG GAGCCCCAGCCCGGTGGCTTTGACAACAAGGCCTTCCTTACCCACGATGGTGAGGCCAACTGGGCACCggcccccagcccagagccctgCCCCACCTCAGATGAGGCCCCGCCCGAGCCCCTGGAGCCCACGCCCCTGgagcccgcgccccccgcgccccccaGCCTTGTGCCCCCCGCCTGCGTCCCCGAGTCCCCCATGGCGGCCCAGGATGGGGGCAGCCCCGCGGAGGTGAGGTCCATCCTGACCAAGGAGCGGCGGCCTGAGGGCGGCTACAAGGCTGTGTGGTTCGGCGAGGACATCGGCGCCGAGGCCGACGTGGTGGTCCTCAACGTGCCCACCTCGGACGCGGATGGCGCGGGCGACTGGGACAGCCAGGGCGGCGGCGCGGCCGAGGGCGCCCCCAGTGACGGGCCCAGCGACTCCACCAACGACTAG